A genomic window from Chitinophaga pollutisoli includes:
- a CDS encoding SusC/RagA family TonB-linked outer membrane protein, translated as MKLTILLTVVACIHVSANTYSQDTRVTLKLNDVSVQQLFNSIEKKTTYRFVFSNDIIPRNFRVSIEVQNTAVSEVLSHALGRSNLDFKMLENDMIVVADKSAIRQMVRVEGRVTDAAGEPLEGVSISVKGASGGTFSGAKGQFALNVPDANAELVFSYVGLETQIVALHGRKSVDVVMKGARQLSTVTVVNTGFQQLNKERATGSFGYIDKEQLGRPSTNIGSRIIGTTAGVQAKMDVDGNPTFEIRGKSSLYATAAPLVVVDGFPINGDFATINPNDVESVTILKDAAAASIWGARSANGVIVVVTKKGQRNTPLRIDFSAFTRMAGKLDLDYINPLATSAETVDYEQRAFNKWSAMTNPGSVQDADLAWSSATVALNEHYLGYISETERDAILAQLSRQNNKQQIRDLLLDNPITQQYNLSLSGSTGRMTNMVSLLFENNQSNFKNTGYQKYLLNFRSVANITKWLDLSIGGMVHYNKQDSSGLKLADIQDISPYEMLQNPDGSLTNLQQYYMPILDRHIPTGRFPYADWSYNPVREINNRKLTRTHLNARFMGGLTLKLMKGLTLDSKFQYEIFNNNVRNYYNDQTFYVRQTVNQGASWNQTTGAVSPNIPKGSILGQQRYRTQAYNWRNSVNYNNTFHRDHEVNVIAGVEIANAVTEFFANPLTYGYNDETLTSGILPNGPGGTFKTIQNWQGNNFTIPYGNGFAYNTNRYFSSFANLAYTYLGKYTVSGSFRTDASNIIADDPKYRYSPFWSAGLGWAMHRERFLQHNNTINRLNLRATYGYNGNEDRTTSFKPLIALGSVSNVYTGDNTATISSFGNPSLRWEKTATWNIGLDYGLFDNKLFGKIDLYNKYGKDQIAQVTIPAINGTTTQKLNNAEISNRGVELEIGTSQRIARRISWQGNLNFAYNKNRIEKLFIANYAAYSLANGGTAAYVQGANADALWRYRYAGVHDGQPMVYGDKGTLYNFFTFTPGDGRNYMQNAGTTVAPYTLGFMNTLRVYDFDLSFIVTGKFGHVFERLGFNYPAVWSTRVLPNEKISEVLNGDMQQIIPLPQNDVEDRYYFWDRFFPYMNYLVEKAGHIRMQEVNLTYNLDKAKLAKIGFQHVQVFAQGNNLFTIYGNNAKEDPEFRKGFLRPQPTVTLGIKCSL; from the coding sequence ATGAAACTAACCATTCTACTTACCGTGGTGGCATGCATCCACGTAAGTGCGAACACCTATTCGCAAGACACCCGGGTTACGTTGAAGCTGAACGATGTTTCCGTCCAGCAACTGTTCAATTCCATTGAAAAGAAAACGACATACCGTTTCGTTTTCTCCAATGATATCATTCCCCGCAATTTCCGGGTGAGCATCGAAGTACAGAATACCGCCGTGTCGGAAGTGCTGAGCCACGCGCTCGGGCGCTCCAACCTCGATTTTAAAATGCTGGAGAACGATATGATTGTAGTCGCCGATAAAAGCGCCATCCGCCAGATGGTGCGCGTCGAAGGCCGGGTGACCGATGCCGCCGGTGAGCCGCTGGAAGGTGTGAGCATCTCCGTGAAAGGTGCCAGCGGCGGCACTTTTAGCGGCGCCAAAGGACAGTTTGCACTCAATGTTCCCGATGCCAACGCTGAACTGGTTTTTAGCTACGTGGGCCTTGAAACCCAGATCGTCGCGCTTCATGGCCGCAAGTCGGTGGATGTAGTAATGAAAGGCGCCCGCCAGCTCAGCACCGTTACCGTCGTGAATACAGGCTTCCAGCAACTGAACAAGGAAAGAGCGACCGGCTCGTTCGGTTATATCGATAAGGAACAACTGGGCCGCCCGTCCACCAATATCGGCAGCCGCATCATCGGCACCACCGCAGGCGTGCAGGCAAAAATGGACGTAGACGGCAATCCCACTTTCGAAATCCGCGGCAAATCGAGCCTCTACGCCACCGCAGCCCCGCTGGTGGTTGTGGATGGTTTCCCCATCAATGGCGACTTCGCCACCATCAACCCCAACGACGTGGAAAGCGTGACCATTCTCAAAGACGCCGCCGCCGCTTCCATCTGGGGTGCGCGCTCCGCCAACGGCGTGATCGTAGTGGTAACAAAGAAAGGCCAGCGCAACACCCCCCTGCGCATCGACTTCTCCGCCTTCACCCGGATGGCCGGCAAACTGGACCTCGATTATATCAACCCGTTGGCCACCTCCGCCGAAACCGTGGATTACGAGCAACGCGCCTTCAACAAATGGAGCGCCATGACCAATCCCGGCTCCGTGCAAGACGCGGACCTGGCCTGGTCTTCGGCCACCGTGGCACTCAACGAGCATTATCTCGGCTACATTTCCGAAACGGAAAGGGATGCCATTCTGGCGCAGCTCTCGCGCCAGAACAACAAGCAACAAATCCGCGACCTGCTGCTCGACAACCCCATCACCCAGCAGTACAACCTCAGCCTGTCGGGCTCCACCGGCCGGATGACCAACATGGTTTCGCTGCTGTTCGAAAACAACCAGTCTAATTTTAAAAATACCGGTTACCAGAAGTACCTCCTCAACTTCCGCTCCGTCGCCAATATCACCAAATGGCTCGACCTCAGTATCGGCGGTATGGTGCATTACAACAAGCAAGACAGCAGCGGCCTGAAGCTGGCGGATATCCAGGATATTTCTCCTTACGAAATGCTGCAGAACCCCGACGGGTCGCTCACCAACCTGCAACAATATTACATGCCGATCCTCGACCGGCACATCCCTACCGGGCGCTTCCCGTATGCCGATTGGAGCTACAATCCCGTGCGCGAGATCAACAACCGGAAACTGACCCGCACGCATCTGAACGCGCGCTTTATGGGCGGGCTCACGCTCAAGCTCATGAAAGGCCTTACGCTGGACAGTAAGTTCCAGTACGAGATTTTCAATAATAACGTCCGCAATTATTACAACGATCAAACGTTCTATGTACGGCAGACAGTGAACCAGGGCGCTTCCTGGAACCAAACCACCGGCGCCGTTTCTCCCAATATTCCGAAAGGGAGCATACTGGGACAACAACGCTACCGCACCCAGGCATACAACTGGCGGAACTCCGTGAACTACAACAACACCTTCCACCGCGATCATGAAGTGAATGTCATCGCAGGTGTGGAGATCGCCAATGCGGTGACGGAATTCTTCGCCAACCCGCTGACTTATGGTTACAATGATGAAACGCTGACTTCAGGCATACTTCCCAATGGTCCGGGCGGTACATTCAAAACGATCCAGAACTGGCAGGGCAACAACTTCACGATTCCCTACGGGAACGGGTTCGCCTACAACACCAACCGTTATTTCTCTTCTTTCGCCAACCTGGCTTATACTTACCTGGGCAAGTACACCGTATCCGGCAGTTTCCGGACCGATGCCTCTAATATCATCGCTGACGATCCGAAATACCGCTATTCGCCGTTCTGGTCGGCTGGTTTGGGATGGGCCATGCACCGGGAGCGCTTCCTGCAGCATAACAATACCATCAACCGCCTGAACCTCCGCGCTACATATGGCTACAACGGCAACGAAGACCGCACGACCTCGTTTAAGCCGCTGATCGCGCTGGGCTCCGTTTCGAATGTGTATACCGGTGATAATACCGCCACGATCTCCAGCTTCGGCAACCCTTCGCTGCGTTGGGAGAAAACGGCGACCTGGAACATCGGCCTGGATTACGGCCTGTTTGATAATAAATTATTCGGTAAGATCGATTTGTATAATAAATATGGAAAGGACCAGATCGCGCAGGTGACCATCCCCGCCATCAACGGTACCACCACCCAGAAGCTGAACAACGCTGAGATCAGCAACCGCGGCGTCGAACTGGAAATCGGTACTTCGCAGCGCATCGCCAGGCGCATCAGCTGGCAGGGCAACCTGAATTTCGCATATAACAAAAACCGCATCGAGAAGCTGTTCATCGCCAACTACGCGGCGTATTCGCTGGCGAACGGCGGCACCGCGGCGTACGTGCAGGGCGCCAATGCCGACGCGCTCTGGCGTTACCGCTATGCCGGCGTGCACGACGGGCAGCCGATGGTGTACGGGGATAAAGGAACGTTATACAACTTCTTCACCTTCACCCCTGGCGACGGCCGCAATTACATGCAGAACGCAGGTACCACTGTGGCGCCCTATACCCTGGGCTTCATGAACACTCTCCGCGTGTATGATTTCGACTTGTCGTTCATCGTAACAGGCAAGTTCGGTCATGTGTTCGAGCGGCTTGGCTTCAATTACCCGGCCGTATGGTCTACCCGTGTGTTGCCGAACGAGAAGATTTCGGAAGTGTTGAACGGCGATATGCAACAGATCATCCCGCTGCCGCAGAATGATGTGGAAGACCGTTACTATTTCTGGGACCGCTTCTTCCCCTACATGAATTATCTCGTTGAAAAGGCCGGACATATCCGGATGCAGGAAGTGAACCTGACGTATAACCTCGACAAGGCGAAACTGGCGAAAATCGGTTTCCAGCACGTACAGGTGTTTGCACAGGGAAATAACCTCTTCACCATTTACGGCAACAACGCGAAGGAAGATCCGGAATTCCGGAAAGGTTTCCTCCGCCCGCAACCTACCGTGACGCTCGGTATCAAGTGCAGTCTCTAA
- a CDS encoding OmpA family protein, translating into MKIIAISTAFFAVAILGTGCVSNKKFAALQGNYGELQNDYKALTDKYNDCQREMSGSSTRVRSLEEQIASQRAGLRSLQEALDKCLNSSSQGNVNISKLVDEINASNRYIQQLVNSKNKSDSLNMVLTNNLTRSLSREEMRDVDVQVLKGVVYISLSDNMLYKSGSYEISPAAGETLSKIAKIIKDYRDYDVLIEGNTDNVPINKPNIRNNWDLSTLRASSVVQSLQNNYGVDPKRLTAGGRGEYNPIASNDTPEGKTRNRRTQIIITPKLDQFMELIDKAPDSAEPAPGAQPAQPAQPQTQG; encoded by the coding sequence ATGAAAATAATAGCAATATCAACCGCATTTTTCGCGGTGGCCATCCTGGGGACAGGATGCGTGAGCAACAAGAAATTCGCAGCGCTGCAAGGTAATTATGGTGAGTTGCAGAACGATTACAAAGCCCTTACCGATAAGTACAACGATTGCCAGCGCGAGATGTCGGGATCTTCCACCCGCGTGCGCAGCCTCGAAGAACAGATCGCTTCGCAACGGGCGGGACTCCGTTCGTTACAGGAAGCGCTGGACAAATGCCTGAACTCTTCCAGCCAGGGTAATGTGAATATTTCCAAACTGGTAGACGAGATCAACGCTTCCAACCGCTACATCCAGCAACTGGTGAATTCCAAGAACAAGAGCGACTCCCTCAACATGGTGCTCACCAACAACCTGACCCGCTCCCTGAGCCGCGAGGAAATGCGCGATGTGGACGTGCAGGTGCTGAAAGGCGTGGTGTATATCTCATTGTCGGACAACATGCTGTATAAATCCGGCAGCTACGAAATTTCCCCCGCCGCAGGCGAAACCCTTAGCAAAATCGCCAAGATCATTAAAGATTACCGCGATTACGACGTGCTGATCGAGGGTAATACGGATAATGTGCCGATCAACAAACCGAATATCCGCAACAACTGGGATCTCAGTACCCTGCGCGCCTCTTCGGTGGTGCAATCGCTGCAGAACAATTATGGTGTGGACCCGAAACGCCTCACTGCCGGTGGCCGCGGCGAATACAACCCGATCGCGTCGAACGATACGCCTGAAGGTAAAACGCGCAACCGCCGCACCCAGATCATCATCACACCGAAACTCGACCAGTTCATGGAGCTGATCGACAAGGCGCCGGATAGCGCGGAACCCGCTCCCGGAGCGCAACCTGCACAACCTGCCCAACCGCAGACACAAGGTTAG
- a CDS encoding sigma-70 family RNA polymerase sigma factor, with product MNGNLHTQDYWCQLRDGNTDALSALYQLHYTGLINYGVKLTGDRDLANDCFTAVLLDLWERRHTLPEVSNVRAYLITCLHRRMLREIASGKKRLEHHQEAPSAQKLQWSHEDYLAAIEGNDAFTQVFAKAFRRLTQRQQQLLRMKFFEDLDYDHIALTCGITKRTAYNIIHDALKQLKLELKGHVQSSGLPIETLISAALLLILH from the coding sequence ATGAACGGGAATTTGCACACGCAGGATTATTGGTGCCAGCTCCGGGACGGAAATACGGATGCATTATCTGCTTTGTACCAGTTGCATTATACAGGCCTTATCAATTATGGCGTTAAGCTCACGGGCGACCGCGACCTGGCCAATGACTGCTTTACCGCGGTATTGCTCGATCTCTGGGAGAGGCGGCATACGCTGCCGGAGGTGTCCAACGTCCGTGCGTACCTCATCACCTGTCTGCACCGGCGCATGCTGCGCGAAATCGCCTCGGGCAAGAAGCGCCTGGAACACCACCAGGAAGCCCCCTCGGCCCAGAAGCTCCAGTGGTCGCATGAAGATTACCTCGCCGCCATCGAAGGGAACGACGCGTTCACCCAGGTATTCGCGAAAGCTTTCCGCCGCCTTACCCAGCGGCAGCAACAACTCCTGCGTATGAAATTCTTCGAAGACCTCGATTACGACCATATCGCCCTCACCTGCGGCATCACCAAAAGAACAGCCTATAATATTATACACGACGCCCTCAAACAACTGAAACTCGAACTGAAAGGGCACGTGCAATCTTCAGGCCTTCCCATCGAAACCCTGATCTCCGCCGCTTTGCTGCTGATTTTGCATTAA
- a CDS encoding RagB/SusD family nutrient uptake outer membrane protein produces MTIQFRHIFRTAFICGALGFASCDKFLEERPSKTSALEVKTADQLEALLNAHASFYSESNRYAIYSTDDYGLKAEMYKAARTPFNLTGIQCALWDTRYLPDDTRDGFWTNEYKKIFTANMVLSLVESVSGTAEQKASLTADAHFIRAYSYFQLANTYALPYTDASKNEPGVPIKLSTSFDEPMARAPLEKVYQQIESDLSEALKTTVPLVQNGRARHWRASTTGVKGFAARYYLTRGNYAEALKYAQAALDEYGTLVDYNTEMRYGRTQSLVVNPGTPEVKTVVLQYPYTHDNQIDQTDMLGWKEFLYFRMLSHDSWWYLPSEALLSLYDKDHDLRYRYHMVEGYSYDRSMINPGYDYPGYVFFFKDRMPSGPTVAEMLLTKAEALARSGKPADAMAALNQLRAKRMEPGSWVNLSATSNDDAIAKVLQERRREMPFVHRWMDIRRFNSNDYPNDDVSLSRSFFPYNSAAVQTNEAEKTYTLPKDSRRFATPIPQTEIIASNGQIQQNKY; encoded by the coding sequence ATGACGATCCAATTCAGACATATATTCCGCACCGCCTTCATCTGCGGCGCGCTGGGCTTCGCCTCCTGCGATAAATTTTTAGAAGAACGCCCGAGCAAGACTTCCGCGCTGGAAGTGAAAACCGCCGACCAGCTGGAAGCCCTGCTCAACGCGCATGCCAGCTTCTACAGCGAAAGCAACCGTTACGCGATTTACAGTACAGACGATTACGGCCTGAAAGCCGAGATGTACAAGGCCGCCCGTACGCCGTTCAACCTCACCGGCATCCAGTGCGCGTTGTGGGACACCCGGTACCTGCCCGACGATACCCGCGACGGCTTCTGGACCAACGAATACAAGAAAATCTTCACTGCTAACATGGTATTGAGCCTGGTGGAATCCGTATCCGGCACTGCGGAGCAAAAAGCCTCCCTTACCGCCGATGCGCATTTCATCCGCGCGTACAGTTATTTTCAGCTGGCGAATACTTATGCACTCCCTTACACGGACGCCAGCAAAAATGAACCAGGTGTGCCTATCAAGCTGTCGACCAGCTTCGACGAGCCCATGGCCCGCGCGCCCCTTGAAAAAGTATACCAGCAAATTGAATCCGACCTGTCGGAAGCACTTAAGACGACTGTTCCCCTCGTGCAAAACGGCCGCGCCCGCCACTGGCGCGCCAGTACTACCGGCGTGAAAGGCTTCGCCGCCCGCTATTACCTCACCCGCGGCAATTACGCCGAAGCCCTGAAATACGCCCAGGCGGCCCTCGATGAGTACGGCACCCTGGTGGATTACAATACCGAAATGCGCTATGGCAGAACGCAGAGCCTGGTCGTGAACCCCGGTACACCGGAAGTGAAAACCGTAGTGCTGCAATACCCCTACACGCACGATAACCAGATCGACCAGACGGATATGCTGGGCTGGAAAGAGTTTCTCTATTTCCGCATGCTATCGCACGACAGCTGGTGGTACCTGCCGAGCGAGGCGCTCCTCAGCCTGTACGACAAAGACCATGATCTCCGCTACCGCTATCATATGGTGGAAGGGTATTCGTACGATCGCTCGATGATCAATCCCGGTTATGATTACCCGGGGTATGTTTTCTTTTTTAAGGATCGCATGCCTTCGGGGCCTACCGTAGCCGAGATGCTCCTCACGAAAGCGGAAGCCCTGGCCCGGTCCGGCAAGCCCGCCGATGCCATGGCCGCGCTCAACCAGCTGCGTGCCAAGCGCATGGAGCCGGGAAGCTGGGTGAACCTTAGCGCCACCTCGAACGACGACGCCATCGCCAAAGTATTGCAGGAACGCCGCCGCGAAATGCCATTCGTACACCGCTGGATGGATATCCGCCGGTTTAACAGCAACGACTATCCGAACGACGATGTATCGCTGAGCCGTTCGTTCTTCCCGTACAACTCGGCCGCCGTGCAAACGAATGAAGCGGAGAAAACGTACACGCTGCCTAAAGACTCCCGCCGCTTTGCCACGCCGATCCCGCAAACGGAGATCATCGCCAGCAACGGTCAAATCCAACAAAACAAGTATTAA
- a CDS encoding FecR domain-containing protein, with protein MNYWRHKAEDLVMDESFQQYCMGTNPAAIRFWEQWQAAHPEKRDLVQTAKVMYLCLNGGLDADVFAAHHRKFTEALFARGIRPGMQERKIQAVKQNGWKWYALAVAATLTGLVLTMIWMRKDVPATESNMPVYASKAGERKSFQLPDGSKVVLNAASTLRLEPGFHNGKRELTLEGEAFFDIAQDVSAPFVIHTEDMDITVLGTAFNVKAYKDDQTVETALIRGRVRVDMPAGQQIYLQPKEKLVIARQTESSDIQPLQPQRADMRKAPGGYAIDSLTHIPQDSAIVELSWVDNRLIFADESFGDIARKLERWYGVQIRFETETLRGYHFTGHFNKETLHRVLEVMQLSRPFGFRFENDHTVVLHQ; from the coding sequence ATGAACTATTGGCGGCATAAGGCGGAAGACCTGGTGATGGATGAATCCTTCCAGCAGTATTGCATGGGAACCAACCCGGCCGCAATAAGGTTTTGGGAGCAGTGGCAGGCGGCCCACCCCGAGAAACGGGACCTCGTGCAAACGGCCAAAGTGATGTATCTCTGCCTCAACGGCGGCCTCGATGCAGACGTCTTCGCGGCCCACCACCGCAAGTTCACCGAAGCCCTGTTTGCCCGGGGGATCAGGCCTGGCATGCAGGAAAGGAAAATTCAGGCCGTAAAGCAGAACGGATGGAAGTGGTATGCGCTGGCCGTAGCCGCCACATTGACCGGCCTCGTGTTAACGATGATCTGGATGCGCAAAGACGTACCCGCAACGGAAAGCAATATGCCCGTGTATGCCAGCAAAGCCGGCGAACGGAAATCTTTCCAACTGCCAGACGGGTCGAAAGTAGTCCTCAACGCAGCCAGTACCTTACGCCTCGAGCCCGGGTTTCACAACGGCAAACGCGAACTGACACTGGAAGGAGAAGCATTTTTCGATATCGCTCAGGACGTTTCCGCCCCCTTCGTCATTCATACCGAAGACATGGACATCACCGTGCTGGGCACGGCTTTCAACGTAAAAGCATATAAAGACGACCAAACGGTTGAAACTGCATTGATCCGCGGCCGCGTACGGGTCGACATGCCCGCAGGACAACAGATCTATCTGCAACCAAAAGAAAAACTGGTGATCGCCAGGCAAACTGAATCATCAGATATTCAACCATTACAACCGCAACGGGCAGACATGAGAAAAGCCCCTGGCGGATATGCTATCGACTCTCTCACACACATTCCACAAGACAGCGCCATTGTTGAATTATCATGGGTCGACAACCGGCTGATTTTCGCCGATGAGTCTTTCGGGGACATCGCCCGGAAGCTGGAACGATGGTACGGCGTACAAATCCGTTTCGAAACGGAAACGCTGCGCGGGTATCATTTTACAGGGCATTTCAACAAAGAAACCCTCCACCGGGTACTGGAAGTGATGCAGCTTTCCAGGCCATTCGGATTCCGGTTCGAAAACGACCATACCGTGGTTTTACATCAGTAG
- a CDS encoding redoxin family protein: MKKLICLLAAGMLTLGAYAQEGQRKEPKATPKEIKSLRKAVKKDFNNTKAHEDYIYAAGAESKKVQAQYDKWIRKNPRSVAIPFAFASALYDKELPAAKPYLEQVVKLDPQNGEAYQMLWIDAERWGDFAAGREYLRKATEADPSNPNYAFYYASSFSEADSTKHHHMMLEVPKRFPGTERGAQALYWLAQRSQNPKVKTDVWEMARKQFDPGKNGWAMSAMNNYYGYLLANDAPKAQELAAEMLRNDSLRSSQQWLQNKAVADAIVGGRALAAEGKYAEAMQQLAAAPRMRYGPTIYLLLKEKAITSHAMGNTAAAYDSLLRYYAVEPTEEVYGFMTQYGGKLGKNDAAIQADVWNVRKAASKPATAFSLDNYMTAGKTSLESLKGKVVLVTYWFPGCGPCRGEFPHFEAVVRKYGKDQLAYVGINIAHEQDPYVVPFMNQSGYSFIPVRDEPEKRGNLIARGAPTNYLIDKEGNIVFSNFRTDGHNQRTLELMINELLDK, translated from the coding sequence ATGAAAAAATTGATTTGTCTGCTTGCCGCCGGCATGCTGACCCTGGGCGCTTATGCCCAGGAAGGACAGCGCAAGGAGCCGAAAGCCACGCCTAAAGAAATCAAGTCGCTGCGGAAGGCTGTGAAGAAGGATTTCAACAACACGAAGGCGCATGAAGATTACATTTATGCGGCTGGCGCGGAAAGCAAAAAAGTGCAGGCGCAATATGATAAATGGATCAGGAAGAACCCCCGCTCCGTGGCGATTCCTTTCGCTTTCGCTTCGGCGCTGTACGATAAAGAGTTGCCCGCCGCAAAGCCTTACCTGGAGCAGGTGGTGAAGCTTGATCCCCAAAACGGCGAAGCCTACCAGATGTTGTGGATCGATGCCGAAAGATGGGGTGACTTCGCCGCTGGGCGCGAATATCTCCGCAAGGCCACCGAGGCCGATCCGTCCAACCCTAATTACGCCTTTTACTACGCCAGCTCTTTTTCAGAAGCGGATTCCACCAAACACCACCATATGATGCTGGAAGTACCGAAGCGCTTCCCAGGCACGGAAAGGGGCGCGCAGGCGCTGTACTGGCTGGCGCAACGTTCGCAGAACCCGAAGGTGAAAACTGATGTGTGGGAAATGGCCCGCAAACAATTCGATCCGGGTAAAAATGGCTGGGCGATGAGCGCCATGAACAATTACTACGGCTACCTGCTCGCCAACGATGCGCCGAAAGCGCAGGAGCTCGCTGCGGAAATGTTACGGAACGATTCGCTCCGCTCCAGCCAGCAATGGTTGCAGAACAAAGCGGTGGCCGATGCGATCGTGGGCGGCCGCGCCTTGGCGGCGGAGGGAAAATATGCCGAAGCGATGCAACAACTGGCTGCCGCGCCCAGGATGCGGTACGGTCCAACCATATATTTGCTGTTGAAAGAGAAAGCGATCACCAGCCACGCGATGGGCAACACGGCCGCGGCTTACGACAGCCTGCTCCGTTATTACGCAGTGGAGCCCACGGAAGAAGTGTACGGCTTCATGACCCAATACGGCGGAAAGCTGGGGAAGAACGATGCGGCCATCCAGGCGGATGTCTGGAATGTCCGCAAAGCGGCATCCAAACCCGCGACGGCGTTCTCTCTCGATAACTATATGACTGCAGGCAAAACTTCCCTGGAAAGCCTGAAAGGGAAAGTAGTGCTGGTAACGTACTGGTTCCCCGGGTGCGGCCCCTGCCGCGGCGAGTTCCCGCACTTCGAAGCAGTGGTACGGAAATACGGAAAGGACCAGCTGGCATACGTGGGTATCAATATCGCCCACGAACAAGATCCTTACGTGGTACCTTTCATGAACCAGAGCGGATATTCATTTATACCCGTGCGCGACGAGCCCGAAAAGCGCGGCAACCTCATCGCCCGCGGCGCACCTACCAATTACCTGATCGACAAAGAAGGGAATATCGTTTTCTCCAACTTCCGGACCGACGGGCACAACCAGCGGACCCTGGAACTGATGATCAACGAATTACTGGATAAATAA
- the yiaA gene encoding inner membrane protein YiaA yields the protein METVKQQQPSAAFVAASWIALLAGAVAFNIGLWNAPMQLNEKGYYFTVLMFGLFAAVSVQKSVRDQMEGIPVTAIYYGLSWFSTILAVVLLTVGLWNAELTRSEKGFYAMSFVLALFGAIAVQKNTRDAKVFRREEDAKQ from the coding sequence ATGGAAACTGTCAAACAACAACAACCCTCCGCCGCCTTCGTCGCCGCTTCCTGGATCGCCCTGCTTGCCGGCGCCGTTGCGTTCAACATCGGCTTATGGAACGCCCCCATGCAGCTCAACGAGAAAGGATACTACTTCACCGTGCTCATGTTCGGCCTCTTCGCCGCCGTTTCCGTGCAGAAATCGGTGCGCGACCAGATGGAGGGCATCCCTGTTACCGCGATTTATTATGGACTGTCGTGGTTCAGTACAATCCTCGCCGTGGTGCTGCTCACGGTCGGCTTGTGGAATGCCGAACTAACGCGCAGCGAGAAGGGGTTCTACGCCATGTCTTTCGTGCTGGCTTTGTTCGGCGCTATCGCCGTACAAAAGAACACCCGCGACGCGAAGGTTTTCCGCCGGGAAGAAGACGCCAAACAATAG
- a CDS encoding Crp/Fnr family transcriptional regulator has translation MQQLLAHLARYHPISPAARQALEDCLTESVHAKNELLIVQGQVCRRLYFVEKGCLRGYYHLDGKEITHWFGFEQDFVTSFHSFTTGQPAMENIQLMEGAVLWSVSREELLRLLDAHHELERLVRIAYEKYYLRLEERYVNAQFKSAAERYEQLLEQAPYILERAPLGYVASYLGISQETLSRVRGRL, from the coding sequence ATGCAACAACTCCTCGCGCATCTCGCCCGTTACCATCCCATCAGCCCCGCCGCGCGGCAGGCGCTGGAAGATTGCCTCACGGAATCCGTGCACGCCAAAAACGAGCTGCTCATCGTACAAGGACAGGTTTGCCGGCGGCTGTACTTCGTGGAAAAAGGCTGCCTGCGCGGGTATTATCATTTGGACGGGAAGGAGATCACGCACTGGTTCGGCTTCGAGCAGGATTTCGTCACTTCCTTCCATAGCTTCACCACCGGCCAGCCCGCGATGGAAAACATCCAGCTGATGGAAGGTGCGGTCCTCTGGTCGGTTTCCCGGGAAGAACTTCTCCGGTTGCTGGACGCGCATCATGAACTGGAGCGGTTGGTGCGGATCGCGTATGAGAAATATTACCTGCGGCTGGAAGAGCGGTACGTCAACGCGCAGTTTAAATCGGCGGCGGAACGGTACGAACAGCTGCTGGAACAGGCCCCCTACATCCTGGAACGCGCCCCGCTGGGGTATGTGGCGTCTTACCTGGGGATTTCGCAGGAAACCCTCAGCAGGGTTCGCGGCCGCCTTTAA